Below is a genomic region from Nitrospira defluvii.
TCACCCCCTCGCCGGTTTCGAGATCGATGGCCGGGATATAGAGTTCCTTTGCGAGTCCGGCGAAGGTGTCGCTCAGTTTTCTCGCCCTGAAGATCGCCGAGAGATAGGCAGCGAACGGCTCCAAGGTATAGATGCCGCTGGGGAGCGCATCCTGCGCCTTATCAAGAAGATCGATGAGCGTCATCTCGCGATAGTGCCGCACATAGAGTTTGAGCAGGGGAATCAACTGGCGGGTAACGCGCCAGACGGTCTTGAGCCCTTCTCCGATGGCGGGCGAGAAGACGTTGCGATGATCGAAATAGTAGGGCCTGGTTCCGGACAGATTCGTCTCCAAAATCTCACCCGGGGTGACACCATTGGCGATCAGAGACGCCGCCGCGGCTCCGGCACTGACACCGACGTACAGATCAAGGTCATTCATACTGGTGCCGTCCTCGACCAAGTCATCGAGGGCGGTCAACGCGCCGATCTCGAAGAGGTAGCCCGTGAAGCCTCCTCCGCCTAAAGCCAACGCCCGCTTGCCGCGCGCCGGTGCCATGTCGTCCCTTTCATGTCATCGACTGCCTGATCGTCACCGGTGCTCAGCGGTCGACGAAATGCGGTTGACGTTTCTCCAAAAAGGCGGCCACGCCTTCCCTCTTATCCTCCGTCTCACAGAGCCCGCCGAACAGGCGCGCCTCCAACGCCAGGCCCTCCTGTAACGTCAACTCATGGCCGCCACGTATCGCTCGCAGCGAGGCGCGTAGTGCCGCCAGGCCCTTGGAGGCCATGTTGCGTGCCATGCCTTGAGCGTGACGCAGGAGATCTTCCGGCGGGAGGACATGAGACACGAGCCCGAGCGACTTGGCCTCCTGTGCGGAGATCGGATCCCCCGTCAAGATCAACTCTCTCGCCTTCGATTGACCGACGATTCTCGGAAGCCGCTGGGTGCCCCCAAAACCTGGCATGATGCCCAAGTTGATTTCCGGCTGGCCCAACCGGCTGCCTTCAGCCGCGAGGCGAATGTGGCAACACATGGCGAGTTCCAGACCTCCCCCGAGGCAGACACCATTGATCGCCGCGATGACCGGCTTCTCCAACGCTTCGATACGGTTCAAGATGGCCTGTCCTTGCTGCGCTATCGCTTCGCCTTCCTGCGCCGAGGCAATCGACGCCAACAGGCGAATGTCTGCCCCCGCGATAAAGAACCGGCCCGTCCCGGTCAATACCACCGCTTTGACGGCATCATCCTCCGCACAGTGACCGAAGGCCCTGCTCAGCTCGGTGAGCAGGTCGGGCGTGAGCGCGTTCGCCGGAGGACGATTGATCACCAGCGTGGCCACCGCCCCGTCCACGCTGCACGAGAGCATCGAGTCGGTTGTTGTAGTCATACGAACCTCGCATGATTCAATGGTTGGCTCACCTGCTCGTGGATCGACGGGAGACAGTGCCCATGTCCAGGGCGGCTCGTTGACCGACGATCCGGCATGGGCACGTCAGTATTGGAAAAAGCCCCTCCCGGCCGGCTGCCCGGTAAAACCGGCATCCACCATTCGTCGCAACATCGGCGCGGGCCAGAACCGGATTCCCAGGCTTTGCATGAACTCGTCCAGCTGCCGAAGGACCTGATCGATTCCCAGCTGGTCGGCAAGGTGCAGTGGCCCTCCCTTGTCATTCGGAAATCCCGTTCCCGCCACGACCGCGAGATCGATATCACGCGCCGACGCCACACCTTCCTGCAGCGCGATGACCGCCTCGTTCACCATGGCCAACAGAGGCCGTGCCCTCGTCCAGTCGCGCCGATGCCATCCACTGAGCTGCCGAAACTGCTGCACGAGGTCTTCAAGGCGTTGAGTACCGGCTTGCTCGTCTCCGCTCCCATACTCGTAAAAGCCATGTCCCGCTTTGACGCCTGTTCGTCCCGCCTTGACCAACGCCTCCAGCAACGGCGCCGGTGCCATCCGCGGCCCATACGATCGGTGGAGAATCCTCGCGACCTCCAGCGCAATATCCAACCCGACACTATCCAAGAGGGCAAAGGGACCAACAGGCATGCCGAAGGACACCATATCCTGATCGATGTCTTTGATAGAGAGGCCGCTGTCTTGAAGGCACCAGACAGCCTCATTCAAATAAGGTGAGAGCAGTCGATTGACGAGGAACCCCGCACACTCCTTCACGATCACCGGCGTCTTCCGGAGACTTTCCGCAAAACCGACCACGTCATCGACCGTGTGCGGATCGGTCGCCAGTCCGGGGATGACTTCGACCAGCGGCATCGCATAGGCCGGATTGAAGAAATGCAATCCGATCACCTGACCGGGCCGCCCGGTTCGAGCCCCCAGCGCTGAGATGGAGAGTGCGGAGGTGTTGCTCGCCAGGATGGCGCTTCGCGGACAGAGTCGATCGAGCTCCTGGAATACCTGCTGTTTCAGCGTCAGATCCTCCGGCACGGCCTCGATCACCAGATCGACATCCTTGAGGTCTTCGAGGTTCGT
It encodes:
- a CDS encoding enoyl-CoA hydratase — protein: MTTTTDSMLSCSVDGAVATLVINRPPANALTPDLLTELSRAFGHCAEDDAVKAVVLTGTGRFFIAGADIRLLASIASAQEGEAIAQQGQAILNRIEALEKPVIAAINGVCLGGGLELAMCCHIRLAAEGSRLGQPEINLGIMPGFGGTQRLPRIVGQSKARELILTGDPISAQEAKSLGLVSHVLPPEDLLRHAQGMARNMASKGLAALRASLRAIRGGHELTLQEGLALEARLFGGLCETEDKREGVAAFLEKRQPHFVDR
- a CDS encoding 3-hydroxyacyl-CoA dehydrogenase, giving the protein MYIYKVGVVGAGTMGAQIAEVVSYAGLPVVVADRQDDLARQGVAAVRRIYQARVDKGKMTPEQLEEKMLLVGASTNLEDLKDVDLVIEAVPEDLTLKQQVFQELDRLCPRSAILASNTSALSISALGARTGRPGQVIGLHFFNPAYAMPLVEVIPGLATDPHTVDDVVGFAESLRKTPVIVKECAGFLVNRLLSPYLNEAVWCLQDSGLSIKDIDQDMVSFGMPVGPFALLDSVGLDIALEVARILHRSYGPRMAPAPLLEALVKAGRTGVKAGHGFYEYGSGDEQAGTQRLEDLVQQFRQLSGWHRRDWTRARPLLAMVNEAVIALQEGVASARDIDLAVVAGTGFPNDKGGPLHLADQLGIDQVLRQLDEFMQSLGIRFWPAPMLRRMVDAGFTGQPAGRGFFQY